A single region of the Granulicella aggregans genome encodes:
- a CDS encoding alpha/beta fold hydrolase, protein MTTLRKFLLAAATAVATMAPIRSSFASVQDGDLKIAELGTCKLASGKAILDCRVGYRTYGTLDAAKDNAVIMPTWLNGRSEDLSPLFGATPSPKRLVDTSRFFGIAFDAFGDGVSSSPSNSRQQPGTNFPEFNMEDMARAQYRVVTEVLGIKHLHAAIGLSMGAHQVFAWTVLYPNFIDVAVPIVGSPQVTPFDLLSKQVAINAIESDPGYLGGKYTTEPQLKLANAIGALIVSAPGYRNAQTTHENFPVWLSELEAPQRQDANDRVWQLKAILAHDLLHGKTIAEVARATPVKFLVIVAAEDRMVTPQPALDWAKAIGAETYVSQGTCAHLIMNCDAEAVSGQVQRFLTR, encoded by the coding sequence ATGACGACTCTTCGCAAATTCCTGCTCGCAGCCGCTACAGCCGTGGCCACAATGGCTCCCATTAGGTCCTCATTTGCCTCTGTACAGGACGGCGATCTCAAGATCGCGGAACTCGGTACCTGCAAGCTGGCAAGCGGCAAGGCCATCCTGGACTGCCGTGTCGGCTATCGGACATACGGCACCCTCGACGCAGCAAAGGACAACGCGGTCATCATGCCGACGTGGCTCAATGGCCGGTCAGAGGATCTGTCGCCGCTCTTCGGCGCAACGCCGTCGCCGAAGCGGCTGGTGGACACATCCCGGTTCTTCGGCATCGCTTTCGATGCCTTCGGCGATGGAGTATCCTCCTCGCCCTCGAACAGCCGGCAGCAGCCGGGCACGAACTTCCCCGAGTTCAACATGGAAGACATGGCGCGGGCACAGTACCGAGTCGTCACCGAAGTCCTGGGGATCAAGCACCTCCACGCCGCCATCGGACTGTCGATGGGCGCACACCAGGTCTTCGCCTGGACGGTACTCTATCCGAACTTCATCGACGTCGCCGTTCCCATCGTCGGTTCGCCCCAGGTGACGCCCTTCGATCTGCTCTCGAAACAGGTCGCCATCAACGCGATCGAGTCCGACCCCGGATATCTCGGCGGCAAGTACACCACTGAGCCGCAGTTGAAGCTGGCCAATGCCATCGGTGCCCTCATCGTCTCCGCGCCCGGTTACAGAAATGCGCAAACGACGCACGAGAACTTTCCTGTCTGGCTTAGCGAGCTCGAAGCTCCGCAGCGGCAGGACGCGAACGACCGAGTCTGGCAGTTGAAGGCCATCCTCGCTCACGATCTTCTCCACGGAAAGACGATCGCGGAGGTCGCACGTGCGACGCCGGTGAAGTTCCTGGTCATCGTCGCGGCGGAGGATCGTATGGTGACGCCACAGCCTGCGCTCGATTGGGCGAAGGCTATCGGAGCCGAGACCTACGTCTCACAGGGTACCTGCGCCCACCTCATTATGAACTGCGATGCTGAAGCCGTCAGCGGGCAGGTTCAGCGATTCCTGACTCGATGA
- the queC gene encoding 7-cyano-7-deazaguanine synthase QueC has translation MHVSSPSTAAEQSNAPRPKAVVCLSGGMDSTVCAALAARDFDVCALHFSYGQRTEARELQSALDVSKAIGAKDFMHLRIDLFRRIGGSALTDHEIEVPDAPTDIEAIGGEVPVTYVPFRNAHFLSAAVSWAEVIGAGTIFIGAVEQDSSGYPDCRPAYYDAFNELIRQGTKEGKIRVVTPLIAMLKSEIVRLGVEIGAPLHVSWSCYSGQNEACGRCDSCALRLRAFDDAGLTDPIAYVSAIR, from the coding sequence ATGCACGTTTCTTCTCCATCGACGGCGGCTGAACAAAGCAACGCTCCAAGACCGAAGGCTGTCGTCTGCCTTTCGGGAGGGATGGACTCCACGGTCTGCGCCGCCCTCGCCGCCCGAGACTTCGACGTCTGCGCCCTTCACTTCAGCTACGGACAGCGCACCGAGGCACGCGAACTGCAGTCTGCGCTCGATGTCTCGAAGGCAATCGGGGCGAAGGACTTCATGCACCTGCGGATCGACCTCTTCCGCCGCATCGGCGGGTCCGCGCTTACCGATCACGAGATCGAGGTGCCCGACGCGCCCACTGACATAGAGGCGATCGGCGGCGAGGTCCCGGTGACCTATGTTCCCTTCCGCAACGCCCATTTTCTTTCGGCGGCGGTGAGTTGGGCGGAGGTGATCGGCGCGGGGACGATCTTCATCGGAGCGGTGGAGCAGGACAGTTCGGGCTACCCCGACTGCCGTCCGGCCTACTATGACGCCTTCAACGAGCTGATCCGCCAGGGGACGAAGGAGGGAAAGATTCGGGTCGTCACTCCCCTGATTGCCATGCTGAAGAGCGAGATCGTTCGGCTTGGAGTTGAAATCGGTGCTCCCTTGCATGTAAGTTGGTCATGCTATTCGGGTCAGAATGAGGCCTGCGGCAGGTGCGACAGTTGCGCACTGCGTCTCCGGGCATTTGACGACGCAGGCCTGACCGACCCGATCGCATATGTCTCCGCCATCCGGTAG
- a CDS encoding tetratricopeptide repeat protein, producing MINRIAVKFRGTSLRLTVLLAAVVVSAVGAQAQGPAPASIHGHVNDAAGMVVHDATVRLTTDKTTDPKTVKWAYTFPVDANGDYKGTGIDPKTYLVVVFAKDVVVDYFADQNFKAGEDKLVNFDMTRKDFIDKMTPEEKKNLEEYKKNAAAAMAANSKIANLNAALKQAREDNKAGNYEAALTSMTQATTQAPDQAILWITLGDAQLGVADKALKAAKSSGKGASDPDVQQKFTDAITSYKKAVDLNAASKKPLPETAADGYNQIGQAYGKIGDDKNASDAYDNAAKAEPAKAGMYLFNEAATFYNAGKMEDAAAAADKAIAADPNKAEAYYIKGQALVQKASVDPKTQKVTVPPGCVDAYQKYLELAPEGAHATEVTAVLTGIGETVKSSYKASKKKS from the coding sequence GTGATCAATCGAATTGCAGTAAAGTTCCGCGGCACGTCTCTCAGACTGACCGTTCTTCTGGCGGCGGTCGTGGTCTCAGCCGTTGGAGCGCAGGCCCAGGGCCCTGCCCCCGCAAGCATTCACGGACACGTCAACGATGCCGCAGGCATGGTGGTACATGATGCCACGGTCCGCCTCACGACGGACAAGACCACCGATCCGAAGACCGTCAAGTGGGCGTACACCTTCCCGGTTGACGCCAACGGCGACTACAAGGGCACGGGCATCGATCCGAAGACCTACCTCGTCGTGGTCTTCGCCAAGGATGTCGTGGTTGACTACTTCGCTGATCAAAACTTCAAGGCCGGCGAAGACAAGCTGGTGAACTTCGACATGACCCGGAAAGACTTCATCGACAAGATGACGCCGGAAGAGAAGAAGAACCTTGAGGAGTATAAGAAGAACGCCGCTGCGGCGATGGCGGCAAACTCCAAGATCGCGAATCTTAATGCCGCTCTGAAGCAGGCACGTGAGGACAATAAGGCCGGCAACTACGAGGCGGCGTTGACCTCCATGACCCAGGCGACCACGCAGGCCCCGGACCAGGCGATCCTCTGGATCACGCTGGGCGATGCGCAGTTGGGCGTCGCGGACAAGGCTTTGAAGGCAGCGAAGAGCTCAGGCAAGGGGGCTTCGGACCCGGATGTTCAGCAGAAGTTCACCGATGCCATCACCTCGTACAAGAAGGCGGTCGACCTGAATGCAGCGTCGAAGAAGCCGCTTCCGGAGACCGCAGCGGACGGCTACAACCAGATCGGCCAGGCCTATGGAAAGATCGGTGACGACAAGAACGCCTCCGACGCCTACGACAACGCAGCCAAGGCCGAGCCCGCCAAGGCTGGCATGTACCTCTTCAACGAAGCGGCGACGTTCTATAACGCCGGCAAGATGGAGGACGCTGCAGCAGCCGCGGACAAGGCGATCGCCGCCGACCCGAACAAGGCTGAAGCCTATTACATCAAGGGCCAGGCCCTGGTCCAGAAGGCAAGCGTCGATCCGAAGACCCAGAAGGTCACCGTGCCTCCGGGTTGCGTGGACGCTTACCAGAAGTACCTTGAACTCGCTCCTGAGGGCGCACATGCTACCGAGGTCACGGCGGTTCTCACGGGTATCGGAGAGACCGTCAAGTCCAGCTATAAGGCATCCAAGAAGAAGTCGTAG
- a CDS encoding molybdopterin molybdotransferase MoeA, producing MATCSDIPNNSLPRPAILRVLDFESALGEVLHHAAGLRASSADTIEEVPLLESAGRVLARAIAADRDHPPFDRSTRDGYAVRGMAFSAGGWLRIAGQVRAGDVWSGPPLSNDGAIEIMTGAPLPAGADAVAMVEHIELDGGNVRAQQGRHLMSGENVVAQGSEARAGEIVVAAGSAIGAAEIALAATAGQAMLKVVTRPTVAIVATGDELVELHEIPDPRQIRNSNGYALATLVKLAGALPHRLAIARDVREELLQRIAEARQHDLILFSGGVSMGKYDLVEEVLAELGAEFFFTGVKMQPGKPVVFGRLPERRKNGLIFPARYFFGLPGNPVSTQVTFHCFVEPFVRTLLGEDASGPRFAQATLAHDVDGKLGLTRMLPARLDSDVRHASVKLVGWQGSGDLAANARANCYAVLPPDRTDFREGDVISVLLR from the coding sequence ATGGCGACCTGCTCAGACATCCCGAACAACTCCCTGCCTCGTCCGGCGATACTCCGGGTTCTCGACTTTGAATCAGCGCTTGGCGAGGTGCTGCATCACGCCGCCGGGTTGCGTGCCAGTTCCGCCGACACCATCGAAGAAGTACCGCTGCTGGAGTCGGCGGGGCGGGTGCTGGCGCGGGCTATCGCCGCCGACCGCGACCACCCTCCGTTCGACCGATCTACCCGGGATGGCTATGCCGTCCGCGGCATGGCGTTCTCTGCTGGCGGCTGGCTCCGTATCGCCGGACAGGTACGCGCTGGGGACGTCTGGAGCGGGCCTCCGCTGTCGAACGATGGAGCGATTGAGATCATGACGGGCGCGCCTCTGCCCGCTGGCGCAGATGCTGTGGCCATGGTCGAGCACATTGAGTTGGACGGTGGTAACGTCCGCGCACAACAGGGCCGCCATCTGATGTCGGGAGAGAATGTCGTCGCTCAAGGCAGCGAGGCCCGCGCCGGAGAGATCGTTGTGGCGGCTGGCTCGGCGATTGGGGCCGCGGAGATTGCCCTCGCGGCGACGGCTGGGCAGGCAATGCTGAAGGTGGTCACGCGGCCGACGGTTGCCATCGTTGCAACAGGTGACGAGTTGGTGGAGCTTCACGAGATCCCAGATCCCCGCCAGATTCGCAACTCTAATGGGTACGCTCTCGCCACGTTGGTCAAGTTGGCCGGAGCGCTCCCCCATCGGCTTGCCATCGCTCGCGACGTCCGTGAAGAGCTGCTGCAACGCATCGCCGAGGCGAGGCAGCATGATCTGATCCTCTTCTCGGGCGGCGTCTCGATGGGCAAGTACGACCTCGTCGAAGAGGTGCTGGCAGAGCTGGGCGCTGAGTTCTTCTTCACCGGCGTAAAGATGCAGCCCGGCAAGCCGGTCGTCTTCGGGCGGCTGCCGGAGCGTCGCAAAAACGGCTTGATCTTCCCTGCCCGGTATTTCTTCGGGCTGCCAGGAAATCCCGTCTCAACACAGGTGACGTTTCATTGCTTTGTCGAACCGTTCGTGCGGACGCTGCTGGGCGAAGACGCTTCCGGCCCACGCTTCGCACAGGCGACTCTCGCTCATGATGTGGACGGCAAGCTAGGGCTTACCCGAATGCTTCCGGCGCGGCTCGACTCCGATGTCAGGCACGCTTCGGTCAAGCTAGTGGGATGGCAAGGTTCAGGGGACCTGGCGGCAAATGCTCGGGCGAACTGCTACGCCGTCCTGCCGCCGGATCGCACCGACTTTCGCGAGGGCGACGTGATCTCTGTGCTGCTGCGATAG
- the moaC gene encoding cyclic pyranopterin monophosphate synthase MoaC, with the protein MDKLSHYDDAGQAHMVDVSAKPATKREAVASAFVELSEAVLAALPQNPKGNPLEVARFAGIQAAKRTSELIPMCHPLALSFVDVQATVVAGGVSVEATAATTAGTGVEMEAMVAASVAALTVYDMTKALDKGIRIREVVLLRKSGGKSGEYRR; encoded by the coding sequence ATGGACAAGCTCTCCCACTACGACGACGCGGGCCAGGCCCATATGGTCGATGTAAGCGCCAAGCCGGCGACGAAGCGTGAAGCGGTCGCTTCGGCCTTCGTCGAACTGTCAGAGGCGGTGCTGGCCGCGCTTCCGCAGAATCCCAAAGGCAATCCGCTCGAAGTAGCAAGGTTCGCAGGGATTCAGGCGGCGAAGCGTACCTCCGAGCTGATTCCGATGTGTCATCCGCTCGCACTGAGCTTTGTCGACGTGCAGGCTACGGTCGTGGCTGGCGGAGTTTCGGTCGAGGCCACCGCAGCGACCACGGCGGGAACAGGCGTCGAGATGGAGGCGATGGTGGCCGCATCCGTTGCCGCCCTAACCGTTTATGACATGACCAAGGCGCTCGATAAAGGCATCCGCATTCGCGAGGTCGTGCTGCTGCGCAAAAGCGGTGGCAAGAGTGGAGAATATCGCCGCTAA
- the egtD gene encoding L-histidine N(alpha)-methyltransferase has product MSTLTAVPVVTEVAHAVACEVRDGLTANPKTLSPWLFYDEAGSNLFEEITRLPEYYLTRTERQIFTDHADDIVEQARGGRCLAIVELGAGTATKTGILLRAALRGQSRAVYQPIDVSPSALEEAREALEASFPGLTVRPNVANYVTEPLLIDRPPSSRVLALYIGSSIGNFTPTEARGILQNLRGQLVPGDALLLGTDLAPGEHKDEAALLDAYDDAAGVTAAFNRNILTRINADLGADFDAESFCHRAVWNAEASRIEMHLESTTRQTVYVPANAACSAITLEFEEGETIHTENSYKFTEANIGELLGDCGFTPEKVFTDAKDLFAVTLARAI; this is encoded by the coding sequence TTGTCCACTCTCACCGCCGTTCCTGTTGTCACTGAAGTTGCCCATGCTGTAGCCTGCGAAGTCCGGGATGGTCTGACCGCGAATCCTAAAACGCTTTCGCCATGGCTGTTTTACGATGAGGCCGGGTCGAACCTCTTCGAGGAGATCACCCGGCTGCCTGAGTACTACCTGACCCGCACTGAGCGCCAGATCTTCACCGACCATGCCGATGATATCGTCGAACAGGCGCGCGGCGGCAGGTGCCTCGCAATTGTCGAGCTTGGCGCGGGCACGGCGACCAAGACCGGCATCCTTCTGCGCGCGGCACTTCGCGGACAGAGCCGCGCCGTCTATCAGCCCATCGACGTGAGCCCAAGCGCGTTAGAAGAAGCGCGTGAAGCTCTCGAAGCCAGCTTCCCGGGCTTGACTGTCCGGCCGAATGTGGCCAACTATGTCACGGAGCCCCTGTTGATCGACCGGCCACCGTCGTCACGTGTGCTGGCGCTCTACATCGGGTCGAGCATCGGCAACTTCACGCCCACAGAGGCACGCGGAATCCTGCAGAACCTACGCGGGCAACTAGTCCCTGGCGACGCTCTTCTGCTGGGCACCGATCTCGCCCCAGGAGAGCACAAAGACGAGGCGGCGCTGCTGGACGCCTACGATGATGCTGCCGGGGTGACGGCAGCGTTCAACCGCAACATCCTCACCCGCATCAACGCCGATCTTGGGGCAGACTTCGACGCGGAGAGCTTTTGCCACCGCGCCGTCTGGAACGCGGAGGCATCGCGGATCGAGATGCACCTCGAATCGACCACACGACAGACCGTCTATGTACCCGCAAACGCGGCTTGCTCCGCGATTACGCTTGAGTTCGAAGAGGGCGAGACCATCCACACCGAGAACAGCTACAAGTTCACCGAGGCGAATATTGGAGAGCTGCTGGGCGACTGTGGATTCACGCCCGAGAAGGTCTTCACGGACGCGAAAGACCTCTTCGCCGTGACTCTGGCCCGAGCCATCTGA
- the egtB gene encoding ergothioneine biosynthesis protein EgtB, with the protein MMTAVEPSVSNLLQRFGIVRAATMKLIEPLTSEDLMVQSSPDASPVKWHLAHTSWFFETFVLREFLSAYQAFHPDFYWLFNSYYNALGEMPEKKLRSSFSRPPVDAILAYRVHVDAAIAGLLESGSVPDEAQRRIVLGLEHEQQHQELIATDIKHALFTNPLHPAYIESKAGEAGEAIAPPIEWVSFEGGLTQIGLDLDPAEVEAFAFDNETPRHSVFLVPYSLSNRLVTCAEYLAFIEQDGYARPELWLSEGWSKMREEGWEAPLYWTRDKATKSGWSIYTLHGMMPLEELSETAVCHLSFFEADAYARWAGCRLPTEFEWEHAASTLKSTAGNFIESHLLHTSTAPSGAGLKQVFGDTWEWTSSGYTGYPGYKPLPGALGEYNGKFMSSQVILRGGSCVTPASHIRPTYRNFFPPATRWQFSGLRLAR; encoded by the coding sequence ATGATGACCGCCGTCGAACCCTCCGTCTCGAATCTATTGCAGCGATTCGGCATCGTCCGCGCCGCCACGATGAAGCTGATCGAGCCTCTGACTTCCGAGGACCTGATGGTGCAATCCAGCCCAGACGCGAGCCCGGTCAAGTGGCACCTGGCACACACCAGCTGGTTCTTCGAAACGTTCGTCCTACGAGAGTTTCTCTCCGCATACCAGGCATTCCACCCCGACTTCTACTGGCTCTTCAACAGCTACTACAACGCTCTGGGCGAGATGCCGGAGAAGAAGCTGCGCTCTTCCTTCTCGCGCCCGCCGGTCGATGCCATCCTGGCCTACCGCGTGCACGTTGATGCTGCCATCGCCGGCCTTCTCGAATCAGGTTCGGTGCCGGACGAGGCCCAGCGCCGCATTGTGCTTGGCCTTGAGCATGAGCAACAGCACCAGGAACTGATCGCCACCGACATCAAGCACGCTCTGTTCACCAATCCGCTGCATCCGGCTTATATCGAATCGAAGGCCGGCGAGGCTGGCGAAGCGATCGCCCCGCCCATCGAGTGGGTCTCCTTCGAAGGCGGCCTGACCCAGATTGGCCTCGATCTCGACCCCGCAGAGGTCGAAGCCTTTGCCTTCGACAATGAAACACCGCGCCACAGTGTCTTCCTTGTGCCTTACTCTTTGTCGAACCGCTTGGTGACTTGCGCCGAGTACCTCGCGTTCATAGAACAGGACGGCTATGCCAGGCCTGAACTTTGGCTCTCGGAAGGCTGGTCGAAGATGCGCGAAGAAGGCTGGGAGGCGCCGCTCTATTGGACACGCGATAAGGCGACGAAATCGGGTTGGTCGATCTACACGCTGCACGGCATGATGCCGCTCGAAGAGCTGAGCGAGACCGCCGTCTGTCACCTCAGCTTCTTTGAGGCGGACGCTTATGCCCGCTGGGCAGGTTGTCGACTCCCTACCGAGTTTGAATGGGAGCATGCCGCATCCACCCTCAAATCGACCGCAGGCAACTTCATCGAATCACACCTTCTGCACACCTCCACCGCGCCATCCGGCGCTGGCCTGAAACAGGTCTTCGGCGACACATGGGAGTGGACCTCCTCCGGCTACACCGGCTATCCCGGCTATAAGCCGCTACCCGGCGCTCTGGGCGAGTACAACGGCAAGTTCATGTCCAGCCAAGTGATCCTTCGCGGAGGGTCCTGTGTAACCCCGGCCAGCCATATTCGTCCTACTTACCGCAACTTCTTTCCACCTGCGACCCGGTGGCAGTTCTCCGGGCTTCGACTGGCACGCTAG
- a CDS encoding VIT1/CCC1 transporter family protein codes for MIGLSDGLTVPFALAAGLSGAVGTSSVGGHSPTSIVVLAGLAEIAAGSIAMGLGGYLAARGDVEHYASELKREEREIVERVHDEEEEIYEIFEQYSVDREAATPVLEALKRNPKAWVDFMMRFELGLEEPAANRAHRSALTIAASYIAGGFVPLLPYMFVASNLVALEFSVLITLLALTLFGALKGRLVGTGAFRSALQTVSIGGVAAAAAYGLARLLNSAH; via the coding sequence GTGATTGGACTTTCTGACGGACTAACCGTGCCGTTCGCCCTGGCCGCAGGTCTGTCAGGAGCGGTAGGTACATCCTCGGTGGGCGGACACAGCCCGACGAGTATTGTCGTCCTCGCCGGACTCGCCGAGATCGCCGCCGGCTCGATCGCAATGGGCCTTGGGGGCTACCTCGCCGCGCGCGGAGATGTCGAGCACTACGCGTCCGAGCTGAAGCGAGAGGAGCGCGAGATCGTGGAGCGCGTCCACGACGAGGAAGAGGAGATATACGAGATCTTCGAGCAGTACTCGGTTGATCGAGAGGCGGCCACGCCCGTTCTCGAGGCCCTCAAGCGCAATCCGAAGGCCTGGGTCGACTTCATGATGCGCTTCGAGCTGGGGTTGGAGGAGCCTGCGGCAAACCGCGCCCATCGCTCGGCCCTTACCATCGCTGCTTCCTATATTGCCGGTGGATTTGTTCCGCTGCTTCCGTATATGTTTGTGGCCAGCAATCTTGTTGCGCTGGAGTTCTCTGTTCTGATCACCCTGCTCGCCCTCACGCTCTTTGGGGCGCTCAAGGGGAGGCTGGTCGGCACGGGAGCCTTCCGGAGCGCGCTGCAGACTGTAAGTATCGGCGGAGTTGCGGCTGCTGCGGCGTATGGTCTGGCGCGTCTGTTGAATTCTGCCCACTGA
- a CDS encoding DUF5666 domain-containing protein, with the protein MQTRDLICFTTTWRTPKRDAATKASRVAAIGLALLLGVPALQAQQGPPDDGAFAMGAQGRLVRGTVTAVAGEQLSVKTDAGEIFQVAVTTNTRLMKERQPVKFADIHVGDGVGAMGVLDAQAKTIHAAAIFVVDAAQVKKMREDMGKTYISGKVTAIDELELTIHRQDGVTQKITVDEGTSFKRGGRRAGMAMRGDGSADAFAGGGDASVRSGGPPAGGESITLADVKVGDTIVGPGALKSGVFVPTQLTVIDAASMGRRKRPDGSAGAPDQAPPGADPH; encoded by the coding sequence ATGCAAACCAGAGATTTGATCTGCTTTACCACGACGTGGAGAACTCCCAAACGCGACGCAGCAACGAAGGCATCTCGCGTAGCCGCAATTGGCCTGGCGTTGCTGCTGGGAGTGCCAGCGCTGCAGGCGCAGCAGGGGCCGCCTGACGATGGGGCCTTCGCGATGGGTGCGCAGGGGCGCTTGGTGCGCGGAACTGTAACCGCCGTCGCCGGGGAACAGCTTTCGGTCAAGACCGATGCCGGCGAGATCTTTCAGGTCGCCGTGACGACGAACACCCGCCTGATGAAGGAGCGCCAGCCGGTGAAGTTTGCCGACATCCACGTTGGCGACGGCGTCGGAGCGATGGGCGTCCTGGACGCACAGGCGAAGACGATCCACGCCGCTGCTATCTTCGTGGTCGACGCCGCGCAGGTTAAGAAGATGCGCGAGGACATGGGCAAGACCTACATCAGCGGCAAGGTGACAGCGATCGACGAGCTTGAACTGACGATCCATCGCCAGGATGGGGTGACGCAAAAGATCACTGTTGATGAAGGAACGTCCTTCAAACGCGGGGGACGCAGGGCAGGCATGGCGATGCGCGGCGATGGCAGCGCGGACGCCTTTGCTGGGGGCGGCGACGCATCCGTCCGGTCTGGCGGCCCTCCTGCCGGTGGCGAGAGCATCACGCTGGCCGACGTAAAGGTTGGCGACACAATTGTCGGGCCCGGAGCGCTGAAGAGTGGAGTCTTCGTTCCGACGCAGCTTACCGTCATCGACGCTGCTTCGATGGGCCGCCGCAAGCGTCCCGATGGATCAGCGGGTGCTCCGGATCAGGCACCTCCAGGGGCAGACCCGCACTGA